In the genome of Kitasatospora cathayae, one region contains:
- the purQ gene encoding phosphoribosylformylglycinamidine synthase subunit PurQ: MTTRIGVVTFPGSLDDRDAQRAVRLAGAEPVALWHRDKDLHQVDAVVLPGGFSYGDYLRCGAISRFSPVMETVIEQAKLGMPVLGICNGFQVLCESHLLPGALTRNDSLHFVCRDQKLRIENAETAWTGDYSAGQEIVVPLKNGEGRFVADAHVLDELEAEGRVVARYLDVNPNGSYRDIAGISNAAGNVVGLMPHPEHAVEPLTGPTTEGLGFFTSVLKQLVNA, translated from the coding sequence GTGACCACCCGCATCGGCGTCGTCACTTTCCCCGGCTCGCTCGACGACCGCGACGCCCAGCGCGCGGTCCGCCTGGCCGGCGCCGAGCCGGTCGCCCTCTGGCACCGTGACAAGGATCTCCACCAGGTCGACGCCGTCGTCCTGCCCGGCGGATTCAGTTACGGCGACTATCTGCGCTGCGGCGCGATCTCCCGCTTCTCGCCGGTGATGGAGACCGTCATCGAGCAGGCCAAGCTCGGAATGCCGGTGCTGGGTATCTGCAACGGCTTCCAGGTGCTGTGCGAATCGCACCTGCTGCCCGGCGCGCTCACCCGGAACGACTCGCTGCACTTCGTCTGCCGCGACCAGAAGCTGCGCATCGAGAACGCGGAGACGGCCTGGACCGGGGATTACTCGGCCGGCCAGGAAATCGTCGTCCCGCTGAAGAACGGCGAGGGCCGCTTCGTCGCCGACGCCCACGTCCTGGACGAACTCGAGGCGGAGGGCCGGGTCGTGGCCCGATACCTCGACGTCAACCCGAACGGTTCGTACCGCGACATCGCCGGCATCAGCAACGCCGCCGGCAATGTCGTCGGCCTGATGCCGCACCCGGAGCACGCGGTGGAGCCGCTCACCGGTCCGACCACCGAGGGCCTGGGCTTCTTCACTTCCGTACTGAAGCAGCTGGTGAACGCCTGA
- the purL gene encoding phosphoribosylformylglycinamidine synthase subunit PurL, whose protein sequence is MSLDTVKNAEQTPDAAQPWAELGLKEDEYARIREILGRRPTGAELAMYSVMWSEHCSYKSSKVHLKQFGEKKPDSDAMLVGIGENAGVVDVGQGYAVTFKVESHNHPSYIEPYQGAATGIGGIVRDILAMGARPVAVMDPLRFGAADHPDTRRVLPGIVAGIGGYGNCLGLPNIGGEVVFDSCYQGNPLVNALCVGVMKHEDIHLAQASGAGNKVILYGARTGGDGIGGVSVLASETFDDTKPAKRPAVQVGDPFQEKLLIECTLEIFREKLVKGIQDLGGAGLSCATSELASAGSGGMRIDLDTVHLRDHTLSPEEILMSESQERMCAIVEPDKVARFLEICEKWDVIANVIGEVTDGERLEIFWHGELVVDVPPRTVAHEGPTYQRPYARPSWQDALQADAPTAERLARPTTGEGLKADLLKVASHPNQASKSWITDQYDRYVLGNTVLSHGEDSGMIRIDDETNLGVSVATDGNGRYAKLDPYAGAQLALAEAYRNVAAGGAKPLAVSDCLNFGSPEDPDVMWQFAEATRGLADACLTLGTPVTGGNVSLYNQTGEVAIHPTPVVAVLGVIDDVTRRTPVAFAEEGQLLYLLGDTADELGGSAWSQVVHDHLGGLPPKVDLERERLLGEILISASRDGMIDAAHDLSDGGLGQALVESCLKGGHGARIVVPEGMDPFVLLFSESAGRAVVAVPRSEELRFNDMCTARGLPATRIGVVDGDALDVQGQFTVSLAELKDAHTGVIEALLA, encoded by the coding sequence ATGAGCCTCGACACCGTCAAGAACGCCGAGCAGACCCCGGACGCCGCCCAGCCGTGGGCCGAACTCGGCCTCAAGGAGGACGAGTACGCGCGCATCCGGGAGATTCTCGGCCGCCGCCCGACCGGCGCCGAACTCGCGATGTACTCGGTCATGTGGTCCGAGCACTGTTCGTACAAGAGCAGCAAGGTCCACCTGAAGCAGTTCGGCGAGAAGAAGCCCGATTCGGACGCGATGCTCGTCGGCATCGGCGAGAACGCCGGTGTGGTCGACGTGGGCCAGGGCTATGCGGTGACCTTCAAGGTCGAGTCGCACAACCACCCGTCGTACATCGAGCCCTACCAGGGCGCGGCCACCGGCATCGGCGGCATCGTGCGCGACATCCTGGCGATGGGCGCCCGCCCGGTCGCCGTGATGGACCCGCTGCGCTTCGGCGCGGCCGACCACCCGGACACCCGGCGCGTGCTGCCCGGCATCGTCGCGGGCATCGGCGGCTACGGCAACTGCCTGGGCCTGCCGAACATCGGCGGCGAGGTCGTCTTCGACTCCTGCTACCAGGGCAACCCGCTGGTCAACGCGCTGTGCGTGGGCGTCATGAAGCACGAGGACATCCACCTCGCGCAGGCCTCCGGCGCCGGCAACAAGGTCATCCTGTACGGCGCCCGCACCGGTGGCGACGGCATCGGCGGCGTCTCGGTGCTGGCCTCCGAGACCTTCGACGACACGAAGCCGGCCAAGCGCCCGGCCGTCCAGGTCGGCGACCCGTTCCAGGAGAAGCTCCTGATCGAGTGCACCCTGGAGATCTTCCGGGAGAAGCTCGTCAAGGGCATCCAGGACCTCGGCGGCGCCGGCCTGTCCTGCGCCACCAGCGAGCTGGCCTCGGCCGGCTCCGGCGGCATGCGGATCGACCTCGACACGGTGCACCTGCGCGACCACACGCTCTCGCCGGAGGAGATCCTCATGAGCGAGTCGCAGGAGCGCATGTGCGCGATCGTCGAGCCCGACAAGGTCGCCCGCTTCCTGGAGATCTGCGAGAAGTGGGACGTCATCGCCAACGTCATCGGTGAGGTCACCGACGGCGAGCGGCTGGAGATCTTCTGGCACGGCGAGCTCGTGGTGGACGTGCCCCCGCGCACCGTCGCCCACGAGGGCCCGACCTACCAGCGCCCCTACGCCCGCCCGAGCTGGCAGGACGCGCTGCAGGCCGACGCCCCCACCGCCGAGCGGCTGGCCCGCCCGACCACCGGCGAGGGCCTCAAGGCCGACCTGCTGAAGGTCGCGAGCCACCCCAACCAGGCCTCCAAGTCCTGGATCACCGACCAGTACGACCGCTACGTGCTCGGCAACACCGTGCTCTCGCACGGCGAGGACTCGGGCATGATCCGGATCGACGACGAGACCAACCTCGGCGTCTCGGTCGCCACCGACGGCAACGGCCGCTACGCCAAGCTGGACCCGTACGCCGGCGCCCAGCTGGCCCTGGCCGAGGCGTACCGCAACGTCGCGGCCGGCGGTGCCAAGCCGCTCGCCGTCTCCGACTGCCTCAACTTCGGCTCCCCCGAGGACCCGGACGTGATGTGGCAGTTCGCCGAGGCCACCCGCGGTCTGGCCGACGCCTGCCTGACCCTGGGCACCCCGGTCACCGGCGGCAACGTCTCGCTGTACAACCAGACCGGCGAGGTCGCCATCCACCCGACCCCGGTGGTCGCGGTGCTCGGCGTCATCGACGACGTCACCCGGCGCACCCCGGTCGCCTTCGCCGAGGAGGGGCAGCTGCTCTACCTGCTCGGCGACACGGCGGACGAGCTGGGCGGTTCGGCCTGGTCGCAGGTCGTCCACGACCACCTCGGCGGCCTGCCGCCCAAGGTGGACCTGGAGCGCGAGCGGCTGCTCGGCGAGATCCTGATCTCGGCCTCGCGCGACGGCATGATCGACGCCGCGCACGACCTGTCCGACGGCGGCCTCGGCCAGGCGCTCGTGGAGAGCTGCCTCAAGGGCGGCCACGGCGCGCGGATCGTCGTGCCCGAGGGCATGGACCCGTTCGTCCTGCTGTTCTCGGAGTCGGCCGGCCGCGCCGTCGTGGCGGTGCCGCGCAGCGAGGAGCTCCGCTTCAACGACATGTGCACCGCGCGTGGCCTGCCGGCCACCCGGATCGGTGTCGTGGACGGCGACGCCCTGGACGTCCAGGGGCAGTTCACCGTCTCGCTGGCCGAGCTGAAGGACGCCCACACCGGCGTCATCGAGGCCCTGCTGGCCTGA
- a CDS encoding sterol carrier family protein: MPPKSRTYQPQKVRAALAAQSAALRAVVHGLTADQLDLPTRLGTWRVRELLAHLSLALGRLPAALDAPAPAGPVLSLAGYAEVSRTMAEAVDSLATEQAATGFAGPPAAVVAAFDRSLDAVPAALDRPAGAAPEPTAVVVGRRMPLTDYLVTRLVEAVVHADDLAEALGLDAFPHDRQALAAVTRMLADAFAEQVPGGAVELRIPPYAVVQAVPGPKHTRGTPPNVVETDPLTWIRLATGRVPWAAAVADHRVDASGERSDLGEYLPILG; encoded by the coding sequence ATGCCTCCCAAGTCCCGTACGTACCAACCGCAGAAGGTCCGCGCCGCGCTGGCCGCCCAGAGCGCGGCGCTTCGGGCCGTCGTCCACGGCCTCACCGCGGACCAGCTGGATCTGCCGACCCGGCTCGGCACCTGGCGGGTGAGGGAGTTGCTGGCGCACCTGAGCCTGGCACTGGGCCGTCTGCCGGCCGCGCTGGACGCCCCGGCGCCGGCCGGGCCGGTGCTCTCGCTGGCCGGCTACGCGGAGGTGAGCCGGACGATGGCCGAGGCCGTCGACAGCCTGGCGACGGAGCAGGCGGCGACTGGGTTCGCGGGCCCGCCCGCGGCGGTGGTCGCCGCGTTCGACCGGTCGCTCGACGCCGTACCGGCCGCGCTCGACCGGCCCGCCGGGGCGGCCCCGGAGCCGACCGCCGTCGTGGTCGGTCGGCGGATGCCGCTGACCGACTACCTGGTGACCAGGCTGGTCGAGGCCGTGGTGCACGCCGACGACCTGGCCGAGGCGCTCGGCCTGGACGCCTTCCCGCACGACCGTCAGGCCCTCGCCGCCGTCACCCGGATGCTGGCGGACGCCTTCGCCGAGCAGGTGCCCGGCGGCGCGGTCGAGCTGCGGATCCCGCCGTACGCGGTCGTCCAGGCCGTCCCGGGGCCGAAGCACACCCGCGGCACCCCGCCGAACGTGGTCGAGACCGACCCGCTGACCTGGATCCGGCTGGCCACCGGCCGGGTGCCGTGGGCGGCGGCGGTGGCCGACCACCGGGTGGACGCCTCGGGGGAGCGCAGCGACCTGGGGGAGTACCTGCCGATCCTGGGCTGA
- a CDS encoding DUF3152 domain-containing protein — protein MLTALIASVLLLGVAGFALNRPSEHPAPATTAQARVAPPGEQSPGTAPATPTPTGAPTPTATPTATPTGPDPGPTKGSGTFTIAPASAKAVGRGTIRRYRVEVEDGIGIDAASAAAQIHGILGDRRGWTNDHKNGFQLVAGGSYDFTVKIASPATVDKICGASGLDTHGEVNCNVGNQVLVNSKRWNTGSPQFGGPLDEYRALIVNHEVGHRIGHGHETCPGPGKPAPAMMQQIYGLKGCAPNAWPYSADGTYLSGPAVP, from the coding sequence ATGCTCACGGCACTGATCGCCTCCGTCCTGCTGCTGGGCGTCGCCGGCTTCGCGCTGAACCGCCCGTCGGAGCACCCGGCCCCCGCCACGACCGCCCAGGCCCGGGTCGCCCCGCCCGGCGAGCAGTCGCCCGGCACGGCACCGGCGACGCCGACGCCCACCGGCGCCCCCACGCCGACGGCGACCCCCACCGCCACGCCCACCGGGCCCGACCCCGGCCCCACCAAGGGTTCGGGCACCTTCACCATCGCCCCCGCCAGCGCCAAGGCGGTCGGCCGCGGCACCATACGCCGCTACCGGGTGGAGGTCGAGGACGGCATCGGCATCGACGCCGCCTCCGCCGCCGCCCAGATCCACGGCATCCTCGGCGACCGCCGCGGCTGGACCAACGACCACAAGAACGGCTTCCAACTGGTCGCCGGCGGCTCGTACGACTTCACCGTGAAGATCGCCTCCCCCGCCACCGTGGACAAGATCTGCGGCGCCTCCGGCCTGGACACCCACGGCGAGGTCAACTGCAACGTCGGCAACCAGGTGCTCGTCAACTCCAAGCGCTGGAACACCGGTTCACCGCAGTTCGGCGGCCCGCTGGACGAGTACCGGGCACTGATCGTCAACCACGAGGTCGGCCACCGGATCGGCCACGGACACGAGACCTGCCCCGGCCCGGGCAAGCCCGCGCCCGCGATGATGCAGCAGATCTACGGGCTCAAGGGCTGCGCCCCCAACGCCTGGCCGTACTCGGCGGACGGCACCTACCTGAGCGGCCCAGCGGTCCCGTAG
- a CDS encoding DUF3151 domain-containing protein, translating to MAIHKNLLDGPEPTLLPEDEQPYRMLAEESASPTQVAADFPAFCLAWAMLADDAYAAGRYVESYAYARTGYHRGLDALRRSGWKGHGPVPWDHRGNRGFLRCLAALARAAGAIKETEEENRCWQFLKDSSAEAYAELKQ from the coding sequence ATGGCGATTCACAAGAATCTTCTCGACGGCCCCGAACCGACCCTCCTGCCGGAGGACGAGCAGCCCTACCGGATGCTGGCGGAGGAGTCGGCCTCACCGACCCAGGTGGCCGCCGACTTCCCGGCCTTCTGCCTCGCCTGGGCCATGCTCGCCGACGACGCCTACGCGGCCGGCCGTTACGTCGAGTCGTACGCCTACGCCCGCACCGGCTACCACCGCGGGTTGGACGCCCTGCGCCGCAGCGGCTGGAAGGGACACGGCCCGGTGCCGTGGGACCACCGCGGCAACCGCGGCTTCCTGCGCTGCCTGGCGGCGCTCGCCCGGGCGGCCGGCGCGATCAAGGAGACCGAGGAGGAGAACCGCTGCTGGCAGTTCCTGAAGGACAGCAGCGCGGAGGCCTACGCGGAGCTCAAGCAGTAG
- the fbaA gene encoding class II fructose-bisphosphate aldolase, with product MPIATPEVYNEMLDRAKAGKFAYPAINVTSSQTLHAALRGFAEAESDGIIQISTGGAEFLGGQHNKDMVTGAVALAEFAHIVAAKYDITVALHTDHCPKDKLDGYVRPLLAISAERVAKGENPLFQSHMWDGSAETLSDNLSIAQELLAQAAAAKIILEVEITPTGGEEDGVSHEINDELYTTVNDAVRTAEALGLGEKGRYLLAASFGNVHGVYKPGNVVLKPELLRELQDAIGKQYGKTDPFDFVFHGGSGSTAEEIATALENGVVKMNLDTDTQYAFTRPVAGHMFANYDGVLKVDGEVGKKNTYDPRTWGKLAEAGMAARVVEAAEQLRSAGKRLK from the coding sequence ATGCCCATCGCAACTCCCGAGGTCTACAACGAGATGCTCGACCGGGCCAAGGCGGGCAAGTTCGCCTACCCGGCCATCAACGTCACCTCGTCGCAGACCCTGCACGCCGCGCTGCGTGGTTTCGCCGAGGCCGAGAGCGACGGCATCATCCAGATCTCGACCGGTGGCGCGGAGTTCCTGGGCGGCCAGCACAACAAGGACATGGTGACCGGCGCGGTCGCGCTCGCCGAGTTCGCGCACATCGTCGCCGCCAAGTACGACATCACCGTCGCGCTGCACACCGACCACTGCCCGAAGGACAAGCTGGACGGCTACGTCCGCCCGCTGCTGGCGATCTCCGCCGAGCGCGTGGCCAAGGGCGAGAACCCGCTGTTCCAGTCGCACATGTGGGACGGCTCGGCCGAGACCCTCTCCGACAACCTGTCCATCGCCCAGGAGCTGCTGGCCCAGGCCGCCGCCGCCAAGATCATCCTCGAGGTCGAGATCACCCCGACCGGCGGCGAGGAGGACGGCGTCTCGCACGAGATCAACGACGAGCTGTACACCACCGTCAACGACGCCGTGCGCACCGCCGAGGCGCTCGGCCTGGGCGAGAAGGGCCGCTACCTGCTGGCCGCCTCCTTCGGCAACGTGCACGGCGTGTACAAGCCGGGCAACGTCGTGCTGAAGCCGGAGCTGCTGCGCGAGCTCCAGGACGCGATCGGCAAGCAGTACGGCAAGACCGACCCGTTCGACTTCGTCTTCCACGGCGGCTCGGGCTCCACCGCCGAGGAGATCGCCACCGCGCTGGAGAACGGCGTCGTGAAGATGAACCTGGACACCGACACCCAGTACGCCTTCACCCGCCCGGTGGCCGGCCACATGTTCGCCAACTACGACGGCGTGCTGAAGGTCGACGGCGAGGTCGGCAAGAAGAACACCTACGACCCCCGCACCTGGGGCAAGCTGGCCGAGGCCGGCATGGCCGCCCGCGTGGTCGAGGCCGCCGAGCAGCTGCGCTCGGCCGGCAAGCGCCTGAAGTGA
- a CDS encoding DedA family protein has protein sequence MDYNQLAVNLLDAKSLISSLGAIGLIAIIFAETGLLVGFFFPGDSLLIIGGVAASNAASSVLGDGAKLPIAVLLIGCPVAAVAGAQLGHLLGAKVGPRMFDKPDSKIFRREYVMKAEEYFNKFGSGKAVVLARFMPIVRTFLNPVAGTLEMPARTFFVWNVVGGVLWTESMLLIGYFFGDALAPVIDKYLIPAVLLIVLLSISPILVEVVRERRKKKAGVVEAPTADAVPGGGSGRHRRG, from the coding sequence GTGGACTACAACCAGCTGGCCGTCAACCTGCTCGACGCCAAATCCCTGATCTCGTCCCTCGGCGCCATCGGGCTGATCGCGATCATCTTCGCGGAGACCGGCCTGCTGGTCGGCTTCTTCTTCCCGGGCGACTCGCTGCTGATCATCGGAGGTGTCGCCGCCTCGAACGCCGCCTCGTCGGTGCTCGGCGACGGCGCCAAGCTGCCGATCGCCGTGCTGCTCATCGGCTGCCCGGTCGCGGCGGTCGCCGGTGCCCAGCTGGGGCACCTGCTCGGGGCCAAGGTCGGGCCGAGGATGTTCGACAAGCCCGACTCGAAGATCTTCCGCCGCGAGTACGTGATGAAGGCGGAGGAGTACTTCAACAAGTTCGGCTCGGGCAAGGCCGTGGTGCTGGCCCGCTTCATGCCGATCGTCCGGACCTTCCTGAACCCGGTGGCCGGCACCCTGGAGATGCCCGCCAGGACCTTCTTCGTGTGGAACGTCGTCGGCGGTGTGCTGTGGACCGAGTCCATGCTGCTGATCGGCTACTTCTTCGGTGACGCGCTCGCCCCGGTGATCGACAAGTACCTGATCCCGGCGGTGCTGCTGATCGTGCTGCTGTCGATCTCGCCGATCCTGGTCGAGGTCGTGCGGGAGCGCCGGAAGAAGAAGGCCGGCGTCGTCGAGGCTCCCACCGCGGACGCGGTGCCGGGCGGCGGCAGCGGACGGCACCGGCGCGGCTGA
- the pyrE gene encoding orotate phosphoribosyltransferase — MSNDRDALLAQIKDKAVVHGKVTLSSGKEADYYVDLRRITLDGEAAPLVGRVMLDATSHLEYDAVGGLTLGADPVATSMLHAAAARGRKLDAFVVRKTGKAHGLQRRIEGPEVKGRRVLAVEDTSTTGGSVLTAVEALREAGAEVVGVAVIVERGGAGAVEEQGLEYVTAYTLDDLGL, encoded by the coding sequence ATGAGCAACGACCGCGACGCCCTGCTGGCACAGATCAAGGACAAGGCCGTCGTGCACGGCAAGGTCACCCTTTCCTCCGGCAAGGAGGCCGACTACTACGTCGACCTGCGCCGGATCACGCTGGACGGCGAGGCCGCCCCGCTGGTCGGTCGGGTGATGCTGGACGCGACCTCGCACCTGGAGTACGACGCCGTCGGCGGTCTGACCCTGGGTGCCGACCCGGTGGCCACCTCGATGCTGCACGCCGCCGCCGCGCGCGGGCGGAAGCTGGACGCCTTCGTGGTCCGCAAGACCGGCAAGGCGCACGGCCTGCAGCGCCGGATCGAGGGCCCGGAGGTGAAGGGCCGCCGGGTGCTGGCCGTCGAGGACACCTCCACCACCGGCGGCTCGGTGCTGACCGCCGTCGAGGCGCTGCGCGAGGCGGGCGCCGAGGTGGTCGGCGTCGCGGTGATCGTCGAGCGCGGTGGCGCGGGCGCCGTCGAGGAGCAGGGCCTGGAGTACGTGACCGCGTACACCCTGGACGACCTGGGCCTCTGA
- a CDS encoding SRPBCC family protein — translation MEHEVVVAMSAELVRQALQDPALLARSVPGLSTEPAAVGAGPADEIGGRLKLRIGGSTITFKGVLSLIEGRNGVLTVLAEGQEARGSGEATATVRVSVSDGAEDGTAVIRFTGDLSATGRLTEFDDETLDAAGRRLLERFATALTSPDAPEEGDEEIADDSGDEGGNESADGTDSVTDAEIVFIEEHQDQPGDDLDDDLSDLIAFSDADAERFGLPTGSAADDEDEVDDEENDVDDREEADAAGDGSGGPRDGVAEELPAEPLFAYEDEPELSGPVRRSIVGRSAEEVDHAPPRGRYAPALPARSARARAASRWGGEAGGIVVPGTGGRSAVPWVIGGSVALLGGAVVLVRALRRR, via the coding sequence ATGGAGCATGAGGTTGTCGTCGCGATGTCCGCAGAGCTGGTGCGGCAGGCCTTGCAGGATCCGGCGCTGCTGGCGCGGAGCGTGCCGGGGCTGAGCACCGAGCCGGCGGCGGTCGGGGCCGGGCCGGCCGATGAGATCGGCGGGCGGCTGAAGCTGCGGATCGGCGGCTCCACGATCACCTTCAAGGGTGTGCTGTCGCTGATCGAGGGCCGCAACGGTGTGCTGACCGTGCTCGCCGAGGGCCAGGAGGCCCGGGGCAGCGGCGAGGCGACCGCCACCGTGCGGGTGAGCGTCTCGGACGGCGCCGAAGACGGCACCGCGGTGATCCGCTTCACCGGCGATCTGAGCGCCACCGGCCGGCTGACCGAGTTCGACGACGAGACCCTCGACGCCGCCGGTCGCCGTCTGCTGGAGCGCTTCGCCACCGCGCTCACCTCCCCGGACGCCCCGGAGGAGGGCGATGAGGAGATCGCGGACGACAGCGGGGACGAAGGCGGGAACGAGAGCGCGGACGGGACCGACAGCGTGACCGACGCCGAGATCGTCTTCATCGAGGAGCACCAGGACCAGCCCGGCGACGACCTGGACGACGACCTCTCCGACCTGATCGCCTTCTCCGACGCCGACGCCGAGCGCTTCGGCCTCCCCACCGGCTCCGCCGCCGACGACGAGGACGAGGTCGACGACGAGGAGAACGACGTCGACGACCGCGAAGAGGCCGACGCCGCCGGGGACGGCAGCGGTGGCCCCCGGGACGGAGTCGCCGAGGAACTCCCCGCCGAGCCGCTCTTCGCCTACGAGGACGAACCGGAGCTCAGTGGCCCGGTCCGCCGCAGCATCGTCGGCCGCTCGGCCGAGGAGGTGGACCACGCCCCGCCGCGCGGCCGGTACGCCCCGGCGCTGCCGGCCCGCAGTGCGCGGGCCCGGGCGGCGTCCCGCTGGGGCGGCGAGGCCGGCGGCATCGTGGTGCCGGGCACCGGTGGACGCAGCGCGGTGCCGTGGGTGATCGGTGGTTCGGTGGCCCTGCTGGGCGGTGCCGTGGTGCTGGTCAGGGCGCTGCGCCGCCGCTAG
- a CDS encoding polyamine aminopropyltransferase — translation MINHPAGPPARPRVDLDDGTPPPPGRNLIPLPARRRSRLRSHPRLARLTVLLAAFVCAACGLVYELELVALGDYLLGDTVTQTSVVLSVMVFAMGLGSLLAKRLTRRPATAFALVECALALTGGLSVLALYSCWAWIGRYQAAMVGLTCLIGILIGAEIPLLMTLIQRIRREDAGRAVADLFAADYVGALIGGLAFPFLILPRLGPGDGALLTGAVNAVAGAAVVLWLFREEPAPRIRRLLWGGCTIVLAVLAAAAAGSDSIERAARHALYGDQVRFATRSRYQEIVLTGPAEGPLRLYLGGRLAVCGPDEYRGSEALVHPALAAGPDARILLLGGGDGLALREVLRHRDVRSVRLVDADQALTRLARTDPGLAALNGHSLDDPRVRTTAADPMAWLRGAPDQEYDVVLADLPAPVDGGPVKFHSQEFYRLAARLLAPGGRIAVRAGGDGEGLWQIESGLRAAGLWTTPYEVQGTATGTCRPDPPNTIQAFLLAAATPPPLTLAPDAPPPRALTPAALQASATHLTALRPPHSPDPLTLLGPR, via the coding sequence GTGATCAATCATCCAGCCGGTCCGCCCGCACGCCCGCGAGTGGACCTCGACGACGGCACCCCACCCCCGCCCGGGCGAAACCTCATCCCCCTGCCCGCCCGCCGTCGGTCCCGGCTGCGCTCCCACCCCCGGCTCGCCCGGCTCACCGTCCTGCTCGCCGCGTTCGTCTGCGCGGCCTGCGGACTCGTCTACGAGCTCGAACTCGTGGCGCTCGGCGACTACCTCCTCGGGGACACGGTCACCCAGACCTCCGTCGTGCTCTCCGTCATGGTGTTCGCGATGGGCCTCGGCTCACTGCTCGCCAAGCGGCTCACCCGCCGACCCGCGACCGCCTTCGCCCTGGTCGAGTGCGCCCTCGCCCTCACCGGCGGGCTCTCCGTCCTCGCCCTGTACTCCTGCTGGGCCTGGATCGGCCGCTACCAGGCCGCGATGGTCGGCCTCACCTGCCTGATCGGCATCCTGATCGGCGCCGAGATCCCGCTGCTGATGACCCTCATCCAGCGGATCCGGCGCGAGGACGCCGGACGCGCGGTCGCCGACCTGTTCGCCGCCGACTACGTGGGCGCGCTGATCGGCGGCCTCGCCTTCCCCTTCCTGATCCTCCCCCGCCTCGGTCCCGGCGACGGCGCGCTGCTCACCGGCGCGGTCAACGCCGTCGCCGGTGCCGCCGTGGTGCTCTGGCTCTTCCGCGAGGAACCCGCCCCCCGGATACGACGGCTGCTCTGGGGCGGCTGCACCATCGTCCTCGCCGTGCTCGCGGCCGCCGCCGCCGGCTCCGACTCGATCGAACGCGCCGCCCGGCACGCCCTCTACGGCGACCAGGTCCGCTTCGCCACCCGCAGCCGGTACCAGGAGATCGTGCTCACCGGCCCCGCCGAAGGCCCGCTCCGGCTCTACCTCGGCGGACGGCTCGCGGTCTGCGGACCCGACGAGTACCGGGGCAGCGAAGCACTCGTGCACCCCGCCCTGGCCGCCGGACCGGACGCCCGGATCCTGCTGCTCGGCGGCGGCGACGGCCTCGCCCTGCGGGAGGTGCTGCGGCACCGGGACGTCCGCTCCGTCCGGCTGGTCGACGCCGACCAGGCCCTCACCCGGCTCGCCCGCACCGACCCCGGGCTCGCCGCCCTCAACGGCCACTCCCTGGACGACCCCCGGGTCCGCACCACGGCGGCCGACCCGATGGCCTGGCTGCGCGGCGCCCCCGACCAGGAGTACGACGTGGTGCTCGCCGACCTGCCCGCCCCCGTGGACGGCGGGCCGGTCAAGTTCCACTCCCAGGAGTTCTACCGCCTCGCCGCCCGGTTACTGGCCCCCGGCGGCCGGATCGCCGTCCGGGCCGGCGGGGACGGGGAGGGCCTGTGGCAGATCGAGTCCGGGCTGCGGGCCGCCGGCCTGTGGACCACCCCGTACGAGGTCCAGGGAACCGCCACCGGCACCTGCCGCCCCGACCCGCCGAACACCATCCAGGCCTTCCTGCTCGCCGCCGCCACCCCGCCCCCGCTCACCCTCGCCCCCGACGCCCCACCACCCCGCGCCCTCACCCCCGCCGCCCTCCAGGCCTCCGCCACCCACCTCACCGCCCTCCGCCCACCCCACTCCCCTGACCCGCTCACACTCCTGGGACCGCGTTGA
- a CDS encoding DUF2617 family protein has product MLTTLQTSYTDTRAGDLAWCLGGDPLPALAVRDLRLDGGRPGTSDTLQLRLLGASHQVVISAGPGECLETVACLPGRRTPLPARVAKQVGGWEYEFAARIEALPPHDFAARAQELLALVEGHPRGLAGVFPGDPSAFTALVAQGGTDRLLWRTWHAYPQEGQLVCTRSSLVVSGA; this is encoded by the coding sequence ATGCTCACCACACTGCAGACCTCCTACACGGACACCCGCGCCGGTGACCTGGCGTGGTGCCTCGGCGGCGACCCGCTGCCCGCTCTCGCCGTCCGCGACCTGAGACTCGACGGCGGCCGTCCCGGCACCTCCGACACCCTCCAGCTGCGGCTGCTGGGCGCCTCGCACCAGGTGGTGATCTCGGCCGGCCCCGGCGAGTGCCTGGAGACCGTCGCCTGTCTGCCCGGCCGCCGCACCCCGCTGCCGGCCCGGGTGGCCAAGCAGGTCGGTGGCTGGGAGTACGAGTTCGCCGCCCGGATCGAGGCACTGCCCCCGCACGACTTCGCGGCCCGCGCCCAGGAGCTGCTGGCCCTGGTCGAGGGGCACCCGCGCGGCCTCGCCGGGGTCTTCCCGGGCGACCCGAGCGCCTTCACCGCACTGGTCGCCCAGGGCGGCACGGACCGGCTGCTCTGGCGGACCTGGCACGCCTACCCGCAGGAGGGGCAGCTGGTCTGCACCCGCTCCTCACTGGTGGTGTCGGGGGCGTGA